The Acidimicrobiia bacterium sequence CATGCTCGCCCGCCACAAGGCGGTGCTCCCCGCCTGGATCGCCCTCTACTACGACCAGCCGATCTCGCTGGTCGACGGTGACGGCCGCCGCGTCGTCGACGCCGAAGGCAACGAGTACCTCGACTTCTTCGGCGGGATCCTGACCACCATGACCGGCTACAAGGTGCCGGCGGTGGTGAAGGCGATCCAGGAGCAGGCGGAGAAGATGCTCCACACCTCCACCCTGTACCTGATCGAGAACCAGATCGCCCTCGCCGAGAAGATCGCCGGCCTGTCGGGCATCCCCGACGCCAAGGTGTTCTTCGCCAACTCGGGCTCGGAGGCCAACGACACGGCCCTGCTGCTGGCCACCTCGTACCGGCACTCGAATCAGATCCTGGCGATCCGCAACTCGTATCACGGGCGGTCGTTCTCGGCGATGTCGATCACCGGCAACCGGTCGTGGTCGGCGTCGAGCCTGAGCCCGTTCCAGGTCACCTACGTCCACGGCGGCTACAAGTACCGCAGCCCGTTCGGCCACCTGCCCGACGCCGAGTACACCGCGGCGTGCGTCGCCGACCTGGAGGACCTGCTCACCATCGCCACCGCCGGTGACGTGGCCGCGATGATCGCTGAGCCCATCCAGGGCGTCGGTGGGTTCGCCACCCCTCCCGATGGCTTCTTCGGGGAGATGAAGAAGGTGCTCGACCGCGAGGGCATCCTGTTCGTCAGCGATGAGGTGCAGACGGGATGGGGCCGCACCGGGGAGCACTTTTGGGGGTATCAGAGCCACGACATCACCCCCGACCTGCTCACCTTCGCCAAGGGTCTCGGCAACGGCCTCGCCATCGGCGGCGTCGTGGCCCGCAAGGAGATCATGGACTGCATCCAGGCGAACTCGATCAGCACCTTCGGCGGCAACCCGTTGGCCATGGCCGGCGCCCTCGCCAACCTGGAGTACCTGCTGGAGGCGGACCTTCAGACCAACTCCAGCAAGATCGGCCGGTATCTGAAGTCGTCCCTGGAGGACCTGGGCGACGGGGTGGAGATCGTCGGCGAGGTGCGCGGCAAGGGCCTGATGATCGGCGTCGAGCTGGTCCAGCCCGGTACCAAGACCCCCAACCCGGCGGCGGCGTCGCTGATCATGGAGAAGACCCGCGAACTCGGCCTGCTCATCGGCAAGGGCGGCCTCCACGGCAACGCCCTGCGCATCGCCCCGCCGCTGAGCCTCACCCAGGAGGAAGCCGACGAAGGCTACGCCATCCTGGAACAGGCGATCCTGGAGAGTAGCGAATAGCGAGGGGCGAGGCCTGGGCCTGTTCACTCTCTCCCCCCGAAGGGGGGAGTACCTGACGGCGCAGCCGTCAGGGGAGGGGGG is a genomic window containing:
- a CDS encoding aspartate aminotransferase family protein, with the protein product MPTHADMLARHKAVLPAWIALYYDQPISLVDGDGRRVVDAEGNEYLDFFGGILTTMTGYKVPAVVKAIQEQAEKMLHTSTLYLIENQIALAEKIAGLSGIPDAKVFFANSGSEANDTALLLATSYRHSNQILAIRNSYHGRSFSAMSITGNRSWSASSLSPFQVTYVHGGYKYRSPFGHLPDAEYTAACVADLEDLLTIATAGDVAAMIAEPIQGVGGFATPPDGFFGEMKKVLDREGILFVSDEVQTGWGRTGEHFWGYQSHDITPDLLTFAKGLGNGLAIGGVVARKEIMDCIQANSISTFGGNPLAMAGALANLEYLLEADLQTNSSKIGRYLKSSLEDLGDGVEIVGEVRGKGLMIGVELVQPGTKTPNPAAASLIMEKTRELGLLIGKGGLHGNALRIAPPLSLTQEEADEGYAILEQAILESSE